A window of the Alnus glutinosa chromosome 4, dhAlnGlut1.1, whole genome shotgun sequence genome harbors these coding sequences:
- the LOC133866448 gene encoding protein REVERSION-TO-ETHYLENE SENSITIVITY1 isoform X1, whose amino-acid sequence MNNNKDNYCYNNDTASTSSLPTSRSSSLSSPASFTGGIFRLSFCITAVYRSTYSVWTIIRLWTSFDGLMVLDWKLNKNHMSLGRIPNMELTIAYDVEHSSSTQRIRHELWPLEEIDPKKAKFPCCLVWTPLPVVSWLAPFIGHVGICREDGAILDFSGSNFVNVDDFAFGAVARYLQLDREQCCFPPNLSGHTCKNGYRHAEYGTSITWDDALRSSMHNFEHKYYNLFTCNCHSFIANCLNRLCYGGSMSWNMINVAALILHKGHWVDSMSILRSFLPFILVLCLCVFMAGWPFLIGLLSFSVLLIGWFLMGTYCVKSLLEC is encoded by the exons ATGAACAACAACAAGGACAATTACTGCTACAACAACGACACAGCTTCTACTTCTTCTTTACCGACCTCGAGATCTTCGTCTCTGTCTTCCCCTGCTTCCTTCACTGGAGGCATTTTCAGACTCAGCTTCTGCATCACTGCCGTCTACAG GTCTACTTATTCAGTTTGGACAATAATACGCTTGTGGACGTCATTTGACGGATTGATGGTTCTCGAttggaaattgaacaaaaaCCATATGTCACTCGGAAGAATTCCGAATATGGAGTTAACAATAGCTTATGATGTTGAGCATTCGAGTTCTACACAGAGGATTCGGCATGAGCTGTGGCCACTGGAGGAAATTGATCCAAAGAAGGCAAAGTTCCCATGTTGTTTAGTTTGGACTCCACTCCCAGTAGTCTCGTGGTTGGCGCCTTTCATTGGGCATGTTGGCATATGCCGGGAGGATGGAGCTATTTTAGATTTTTCAGGATCCAATTTCGTAAATGTTGATGATTTTGCATTTGGTGCTGTAGCAAGATATCTTCAGCTTGATAGAGAACAG TGCTGCTTTCCCCCAAACCTATCTGGGCACACCTGCAAGAATGGCTACAGGCATGCAGAGTATGGAACATCAATCACATGGGATGATGCCCTACGGTCAAGTATGCACAACTTTGAGCATAAATACTACAACCTCTTTACATGCAACTGCCACTCATTTATTGCCAACTGTCTTAATCGGCTCTGTTATGGCGGGTCAATGAGTTGGAATATGATAAATGTGGCAGCTCTTATACTACACAAGGGGCATTGGGTTGATAGCATGTCAATCTTAAGATCATTCCTCCCTTTTATATTGGTGCTATGCCTCTGTGTTTTCATGGCCGGGTGGCCGTTCTTGATCGGGCTCCTATCCTTCTCTGTCCTCCTTATTGGGTGGTTTCTTATGGGTACTTATTGTGTCAAAAGCTTGTTAGAATGCTAG
- the LOC133866448 gene encoding protein REVERSION-TO-ETHYLENE SENSITIVITY1 isoform X2, with the protein MVLDWKLNKNHMSLGRIPNMELTIAYDVEHSSSTQRIRHELWPLEEIDPKKAKFPCCLVWTPLPVVSWLAPFIGHVGICREDGAILDFSGSNFVNVDDFAFGAVARYLQLDREQCCFPPNLSGHTCKNGYRHAEYGTSITWDDALRSSMHNFEHKYYNLFTCNCHSFIANCLNRLCYGGSMSWNMINVAALILHKGHWVDSMSILRSFLPFILVLCLCVFMAGWPFLIGLLSFSVLLIGWFLMGTYCVKSLLEC; encoded by the exons ATGGTTCTCGAttggaaattgaacaaaaaCCATATGTCACTCGGAAGAATTCCGAATATGGAGTTAACAATAGCTTATGATGTTGAGCATTCGAGTTCTACACAGAGGATTCGGCATGAGCTGTGGCCACTGGAGGAAATTGATCCAAAGAAGGCAAAGTTCCCATGTTGTTTAGTTTGGACTCCACTCCCAGTAGTCTCGTGGTTGGCGCCTTTCATTGGGCATGTTGGCATATGCCGGGAGGATGGAGCTATTTTAGATTTTTCAGGATCCAATTTCGTAAATGTTGATGATTTTGCATTTGGTGCTGTAGCAAGATATCTTCAGCTTGATAGAGAACAG TGCTGCTTTCCCCCAAACCTATCTGGGCACACCTGCAAGAATGGCTACAGGCATGCAGAGTATGGAACATCAATCACATGGGATGATGCCCTACGGTCAAGTATGCACAACTTTGAGCATAAATACTACAACCTCTTTACATGCAACTGCCACTCATTTATTGCCAACTGTCTTAATCGGCTCTGTTATGGCGGGTCAATGAGTTGGAATATGATAAATGTGGCAGCTCTTATACTACACAAGGGGCATTGGGTTGATAGCATGTCAATCTTAAGATCATTCCTCCCTTTTATATTGGTGCTATGCCTCTGTGTTTTCATGGCCGGGTGGCCGTTCTTGATCGGGCTCCTATCCTTCTCTGTCCTCCTTATTGGGTGGTTTCTTATGGGTACTTATTGTGTCAAAAGCTTGTTAGAATGCTAG